A single region of the Salvia miltiorrhiza cultivar Shanhuang (shh) chromosome 8, IMPLAD_Smil_shh, whole genome shotgun sequence genome encodes:
- the LOC130998610 gene encoding uncharacterized protein LOC130998610: MPRKPSKMESRIERVEGQLGEMKEDLSSVKTDIASVKGDLSAMMKLMKEQLEEMRRESKGKHTMNDDRRHESEMSGHSKGKSHSQNSGSSQSRMPRIDFPKFLGENPMQWIRQCNKYFVINPLSDVDKILTAALYMEGNADLWYLEYVEGLDGLTWEEFSCLVVERFTNLEEKNLVAQFNKLKQDSDVMSYTLKFEELKAFMVGDNREDYFVKSYLSGLKDEISNMVEMFNPRTLGQAIKLAKRQELQLLSLGRGPKQVSKVQESNWKKPQESNTPKGSTVVGVSDHKTSNFRKLTPEEIEIRRKKKLCFNCDEPYQIGHKCKKLFTIICEESQEEVELVLHAVEEAEDDFQISVNALAGQLAPDTIRLQGKVGRHSITILIDTGSTHSFLDEMAARRIGCEVEYTNPLLVTVADGGRIECNTRCPKLEWEMGACQFSSAMRLLRLGGCDMVVGVDLLRQLGPITFNFGEQNIKFTREGKDILLQGIKQEMTLKMITGKKFKRALRKGKGSLFGCLFMISAEKVIQDSKPALEIQPLISKYLPIFETPTTLPPNRNHDHKIPLKPNTIPFKQNPYRYPYLQRMEIEKLVQEMLDTGIIQPSTSSFSSPVLLVKKKDETWRFCVDYRKLNSCTIKDNFPIPLVDDLLDELGGAAVFSKVDLRAGYHQIRMCAADIHKTAFVTSSGLYEFKVMPFGLTNAPATFQSLMNTVFRPFLGKFVLVFFDDILIFSKSMAQHLLDLEKVFQVMAEQQLFAKASKCSFGTSHVEYLGHIISDKGVAADPQKIQAMVDWPKPKNLKALRGFLGLTGYYRKFVRNYGSIARPLNDITKKGNFIWREKAEEAFHALKKAMVTAPVLALPNFELPFVLETDDCYNGIGAVLMQDHHPIAFLSKSLAPKNRGLSIYEKEFLAIILATEKWRSYLLHK; encoded by the coding sequence ATGCCGCGAAAACCATCGAAGATGGAAAGCAGAATTGAACGTGTAGAAGGTCAACTTGGAGAGATGAAGGAGGATTTATCTTCAGTAAAAACTGATATTGCGTCGGTTAAGGGTGACCTATCAGCTATGATGAAGTTGATGAAAGAGCAATTAGAGGAGATGCGTAGAGAATCCAAAGGGAAGCACACCATGAATGATGACCGAAGGCATGAGAGCGAGATGTCAGGGCATAGTAAAGGTAAATCTCACTCTCAAAATTCTGGTAGCTCTCAATCGCGCATGCCTAGGATAGATTTCCCCAAATTTTTAGGCGAAAATCCTATGCAATGGATCAGACAGTGCAACAAATATTTTGTTATCAACCCTTTGAGTGATGTTGATAAAATTCTCACTGCTGCACTATACATGGAAGGAAATGCTGATTTGTGGTATTTGGAGTATGTAGAGGGACTAGATGGTCTTACTTGGGAGGAATTTAGTTGTCTAGTTGTGGAAAGGTTTACTAATCTGGAAGAAAAGAACTTAGTGGCACAATTTAATAAACTAAAGCAGGACTCTGATGTTATGTCATATACTCTGAAATTTGAGGAGCTTAAGGCATTCATGGTTGGAGATAATCGGGAGGATTATTTTGTGAAGAGTTATTTGAGTGGTTTGAAGGATGAGATCTCAAACATGGTGGAGATGTTTAACCCAAGAACTTTAGGCCAAGCTATCAAGTTGGCTAAGAGGCAGGAGTTACAACTGTTATCCTTGGGAAGGGGACCAAAGCAAGTCAGTAAAGTACAGGAGAGTAATTGGAAAAAACCTCAGGAAAGTAATACACCTAAGGGATCTACTGTAGTGGGTGTTTCTGATCATAAAACATCTAACTTTAGAAAGCTGACTCCTGAGGAAATAGAGATTAGAAGGAAGAAGAAGTTATGCTTCAACTGCGATGAACCTTATCAGATAGGGCATAAATGCAAGAAGCTATTCACCATCATTTGTGAAGAGAGTCAGGAAGAGGTGGAGTTAGTATTACACGCAGTGGAAGAAGCTGAGGATGATTTCCAGATTTCTGTCAATGCATTAGCTGGGCAACTAGCTCCAGACACCATCAGGTTGCAAGGAAAAGTTGGTAGACACTCTATCACCATACTGATTGACACAGGGAGTACTCACAGCTTTCTTGATGAGATGGCTGCAAGAAGAATTGGATGTGAAGTAGAATACACTAATCCTCTATTAGTCACCGTAGCTGATGGAGGAAGGATTGAGTGTAACACTCGATGTCCAAAACTCGAGTGGGAAATGGGGGCTTGTCAGTTCAGTTCAGCCATGAGATTATTGAGACTGGGAGGGTGTGATATGGTTGTGGGAGTGGATTTGTTGCGACAACTTGGACCAATTACCTTTAATTTTGGTGAGCAGAACATCAAATTTACTAGGGAGGGCAAGGACATATTGCTGCAAGGAATAAAACAGGAGATGACGTTAAAGATGATAACtggaaaaaaattcaaacgagcTTTACGGAAGGGAAAGGGTTCTCTCTTTGGGTGCCTTTTCATGATTTCTGCTGAAAAGGTAATACAAGATAGTAAACCAGCTTTAGAAATTCAACCCTTGATATCCAAATACTTACCCATATTTGAAACACCAACCACTCTCCCACCAAACAGAAACCACGACCACAAAATACCCCTAAAGCCAAACACTATTCCCTTTAAACAGAACCCATACAGATACCCCTACTTGCAACGTATGGAGATAGAGAAATTGGTCCAAGAAATGCTCGACACTGGAATCATACAACCGAGTACAAGTTCTTTTTCTTCCCCAGTTTtgttggtaaaaaaaaaagacgAAACTTGGCGGTTTTGTGTCGATTACAGGAAGCTCAATTCTTGCACTATAAAGGATAATTTTCCCATACCTTTGGTGGACGATCTATTGGATGAGCTTGGAGGGGCTGCTGTATTTTCTAAGGTGGATTTGAGAGCTGGTTATCATCAGATTCGAATGTGTGCAGCAGACATCCACAAGACAGCCTTTGTCACTTCTAGCGGATTATATGAGTTCAAGGTTATGCCTTTTGGGCTAACAAATGCTCCAGCAACGTTTCAATCTCTCATGAACACGGTATTCAGGCCTTTTTTGGGTAAATTCGTACTTGTATTTTTTGATGATATACTCATTTTCAGCAAGAGTATGGCACAACATTTACTTGACTTGGAGAAAGTCTTTCAAGTTATGGCAGAACAACAGTTGTTTGCTAAGGCATCCAAGTGCTCTTTTGGTACTTCACATGTGGAGTATTTGGGGCATATCATTAGTGATAAGGGGGTTGCTGCTGATCCTCAGAAAATTCAAGCAATGGTGGATTGGCCTAAACCAAAAAATCTGAAAGCTTTAAGAGGATTTCTGGGGCTTACCGGTTATTACAGGAAATTCGTGAGAAATTATGGCAGCATAGCTCGTCCTCTTAATGATATTACAAAGAAAGGTAACTTTATATGGAGGGAGAAGGCAGAAGAGGCATTTCATGCTTTAAAGAAAGCAATGGTGACAGCTCCAGTGTTGGCACTACCAAATTTTGAGTTACCATTTGTGCTTGAAACAGATGATTGCTATAATGGGATAGGTGCTGTTTTGATGCAAGACCACCATCCCATAGCATTCTTAAGTAAGTCTTTGGCTCCTAAAAACAGAGGCTTGTCTATATATGAGAAAGAATTCTTGGCCATTATACTTGCAACCGAGAAGTGGAGGTCATATTTGCTGCATAAATAG
- the LOC130998611 gene encoding auxin transporter protein 1-like, whose translation MLIHQFITFGFTCVPLYFVWEKVVGVHDTKSMCLRALARLPVVIPIWFIAIVFPFFGPINSAVGALLVSFTVYIIPALAHMLTYRNASARQNAAEKPPLFVPSWTGMYVVNMFVVLWVLVVGFGFRGWASMTNFIRQVDTFGLFAKCYQCPPSKHP comes from the exons atgCTCATCCACCAGTTCATCACCTTCGGGTTCACCTGCGTGCCTCTCTACTTCGTGTGGGAGAAGGTCGTGGGCGTGCACGACACCAAGAGCATGTGCCTGCGGGCCCTGGCCAGGCTGCCCGTCGTCATCCCCATATGGTTCATCGCCATCGTCTTCCCCTTTTTCGGGCCCATAAACTCTGCTGTCGGGGCGCTTCTCGTTAGCTTCACGGTCTACATCATCCCCGCGCTCGCCCACATGCTCACCTACCGGAACGCCTCTGCTCGTCAG AATGCTGCGGAGAAGCCTCCCCTGTTCGTGCCGAGCTGGACGGGGATGTATGTCGTCAACATGTTTGTGGTGTTGTGGGTGTTGGTCGTCGGGTTCGGGTTCAGAGGGTGGGCGAGCATGACCAATTTTATTAGGCAAGTCGACACATTTGGTCTTTTCGCCAAATGCTATCAGTGCCCACCCTCCAAACACCCGTGA
- the LOC130998858 gene encoding probable inactive histone-lysine N-methyltransferase SUVR1: MGRPRGRPRILRPRLSRMDAAVDAMLPLGFPEAKVKKRVNQLLKVYGGDEGWPFIEECSYKVLLDSLLEEKDDEEQVTSQNGLLLEPVENRELLDKPQGDEDLSCSRASDALIEHPSEAVAEDTPLPASSPPRDSTHLLLLPANTRTRFPCYGWIESDEDDADEFINLAPAPAAIATLNVPPWRKKRRSRWDVKPGDP; encoded by the exons ATGGGGAGGCCTAGGGGGAGACCCAGGATCCTGCGT CCGCGGTTGTCGCGTATGGACGCGGCGGTGGACGCCATGCTGCCGCTTGGATTCCCGGAAGCAAAGGTGAAGAAACGCGTTAACCAACTGCTCAAG GTATACGGTGGAGATGAAGGATGGCCATTCATTGAGGAATGCTCATATAAGGTACTTCTTGACTCCCTTCTTGAAGAAAAGGATGATGAAGAGCAAGTCACGTCGCAAAATGGATTACTACTGGAG CCTGTTGAAAATCGGGAACTGTTGGACAAGCCACAAGGCGATGAAGACCTTAGCTGCAGTCGAGCTTCGGATGCTCTCATAGAGCACCCCTCAGAAGCAGTTGCAGAGGATACACCGCTGCCAGCTTCTTCACCACCACGAGATAGCACTCATCTGCTGTTGCTGCCGGCCAATACACGGACACGTTTTCCTTGCTATGGTTGGATCGAGAGCGATGAGGATGATGCAGATGAGTTTATTAATCTGGCACCTGCTCCTGCGGCCATAGCCACTCTAAATGTGCCCCCATGGAGGAAGAAACGCAGGTCAAGATGGGATGTCAAGCCTGGTGATCCTTAG